In Deltaproteobacteria bacterium, one DNA window encodes the following:
- a CDS encoding SDR family oxidoreductase — MDPGKASLTGRVALVTGAGAGIGKGIALGLAAFGARLAVLELDAASAHATAAEIERAGGAALALPTDVRDGEAVEGAVAAAVERFGGVDVLVNNVGGTFRAAFLETSEKGWDALVRANLKTVLHGTRAVAPRMIARGRGGSIVNIVSIEGGRAAPFYAVYAACKAAVIGFTQSMALELAPHAIRVNAIAPDLCLTEGLAKLAGEAERERHRFLVPLGRAGVPEDIAGVAVFLASDLAGYVTGVTLPVDGGTCAAAGWYRDPEGEGWLLGPPPRRR, encoded by the coding sequence ATGGACCCCGGGAAGGCGTCCCTCACGGGGCGCGTCGCGCTCGTCACCGGCGCCGGGGCGGGCATCGGCAAGGGGATCGCCCTCGGGCTGGCGGCCTTCGGCGCCCGGCTCGCCGTCCTCGAGCTCGACGCGGCCTCGGCGCACGCCACCGCCGCAGAGATCGAACGGGCAGGCGGAGCGGCGCTCGCGCTCCCCACCGACGTGCGCGACGGCGAGGCGGTCGAGGGGGCCGTGGCCGCCGCCGTGGAGCGCTTCGGCGGCGTCGACGTGCTGGTCAACAACGTGGGCGGCACGTTTCGCGCCGCCTTCCTCGAGACCAGCGAGAAGGGCTGGGACGCCCTCGTGCGCGCCAACCTGAAGACGGTCCTGCACGGCACGCGCGCGGTCGCGCCGCGCATGATCGCTCGGGGCCGCGGCGGGAGCATCGTCAACATCGTCTCGATCGAGGGCGGGAGGGCGGCGCCCTTCTACGCGGTCTACGCCGCGTGCAAGGCGGCGGTCATCGGCTTCACGCAGTCGATGGCGCTCGAGCTGGCGCCGCACGCGATCCGCGTGAACGCGATCGCGCCCGACCTCTGTCTCACGGAAGGGCTCGCGAAGCTCGCGGGCGAGGCCGAGCGCGAGCGGCATCGCTTCCTCGTGCCGCTCGGCCGCGCCGGCGTGCCCGAGGACATCGCCGGCGTGGCCGTCTTCCTCGCCTCCGACCTGGCCGGCTACGTGACCGGCGTCACGCTTCCTGTCGACGGGGGCACGTGCGCGGCCGCCGGATGGTACCGTGATCCCGAGGGCGAGGGCTGGCTCCTCGGTCCGCCCCCGCGGCGCCGCTAG
- a CDS encoding LLM class F420-dependent oxidoreductase, giving the protein MFVTGSALPVTDLARACEERGFESLWAPEHPLVPARYETRYPLSDDGKLPRPYTELPDCFVTLAAAAAVTRRLRVGTGICLVPERDPLLTAHQVATLDWLSGGRFLFGVGAGWLREEMDLFTPHFPYRFAFMREAVAAMRKLWTEDAPSFEGRWVRFPPAVCRPKPVQRPYPPVILGGMGPNAMKRVASWGDGWMPIALPADEVPGARRTIEQLARARGRDPRPISISVMIGAPPGLESPAVDMMPSREVLARYAEAGAERVIVSVPTLAGDEARRHLDRIAAARP; this is encoded by the coding sequence ATGTTCGTGACCGGGAGCGCGCTCCCGGTCACGGACCTCGCCCGTGCCTGCGAGGAGCGCGGCTTCGAGTCCCTCTGGGCGCCCGAGCACCCGCTCGTCCCCGCCCGCTACGAGACGCGCTACCCGCTCTCCGACGACGGCAAGCTGCCGCGCCCGTACACCGAGCTGCCGGACTGCTTCGTCACGCTCGCTGCGGCGGCGGCGGTCACCCGCCGGCTCCGCGTCGGGACCGGCATCTGCCTCGTCCCCGAGCGCGATCCGCTCCTGACCGCGCACCAGGTCGCGACGCTCGACTGGCTCTCGGGCGGCCGCTTCCTCTTCGGCGTGGGGGCGGGCTGGCTGCGCGAAGAGATGGACCTCTTCACGCCGCACTTCCCGTATCGCTTTGCCTTCATGCGCGAGGCGGTGGCCGCGATGCGGAAGCTCTGGACCGAGGACGCTCCCTCGTTCGAGGGCAGGTGGGTGCGCTTCCCGCCCGCCGTCTGCCGGCCGAAGCCGGTGCAGCGGCCGTACCCGCCCGTCATCCTGGGAGGCATGGGCCCCAACGCCATGAAGCGGGTGGCGAGCTGGGGCGACGGCTGGATGCCGATCGCGCTGCCCGCCGACGAGGTGCCGGGTGCGCGCCGCACGATCGAGCAGCTGGCCCGCGCCCGAGGGCGTGATCCGCGCCCCATCTCGATCTCGGTCATGATCGGCGCGCCCCCTGGCCTGGAGAGCCCCGCCGTCGACATGATGCCGTCGCGCGAGGTGCTCGCGCGCTACGCCGAGGCGGGCGCGGAACGCGTCATCGTGTCGGTGCCGACCCTCGCCGGTGACGAGGCGCGCCGGCACCTGGACCGCATCGCGGCCGCGCGTCCCTAG
- a CDS encoding flavin reductase family protein, whose translation MPIDPSELRTVMGCFATGVTVITTRDQSGTPYGLTANAVTSLSLTPPLLLICVDRKAETYPHFFDSKIFALNILAEDQEAVSRRFATTGGDKFVGLEFRLGRLGTPILAGTLGHVECRIIDTLEGGDHVIHIGEVKHAEARAGNPLIFFRGKYRHLTDP comes from the coding sequence ATGCCGATCGACCCGAGCGAGCTGCGCACGGTGATGGGGTGCTTCGCGACCGGCGTCACCGTCATCACCACGCGCGACCAGAGCGGGACGCCCTACGGGCTCACCGCCAACGCGGTCACCTCGCTCTCGCTCACGCCCCCGCTCCTCCTGATCTGCGTCGACCGCAAGGCCGAGACCTACCCGCACTTCTTCGACTCGAAGATCTTCGCGCTCAACATCCTCGCCGAGGATCAGGAGGCGGTGTCGCGGCGCTTCGCGACCACGGGCGGGGACAAGTTCGTCGGCCTGGAGTTCCGGCTCGGCCGGCTCGGGACGCCGATCCTCGCCGGCACCCTCGGGCACGTCGAGTGCCGGATCATCGACACGCTCGAGGGCGGCGACCACGTCATCCACATCGGCGAGGTGAAGCACGCCGAGGCGCGCGCGGGGAACCCGCTGATCTTCTTTCGCGGCAAGTACCGCCACCTGACCGATCCCTGA